The genomic stretch AGGGATGCATCAAAACCTCACCAGCAACACACAAACCATCAGATCATGCCTGGAACGCGTCCGGTCATTTATTTCACCTTCAGAAATTATGTTGGTGACCTGTTTTGCTGGGTCACTGCATTCGCGTCATTATCGCGTATCCCTGTTCGCTTAGCGCCATTTGCGACCCAGCACCGCAGCTGTTTCAGCCTGTCGCCTCTGGTCGCAGTTGCCATCTTCTTTTCGCCATCGCCAGGACGGTAGGTACGAGGAATCAAGATTCCATCCATCGAGAGCCGTTGAGATAATGAGATATTGCCGTGGTGTTGGTCCATCCTGGTGAGGGAGCCGAAAGTTCGGATTGGCAGTTACTGGGCCTATAGTCTGGTGTAAGTGTAGGtatccccccttttccactcCTTTGCCCGTCGCATCCGGCGTGTCTCGTTCGGCTCTGCTGCGTATTGTTATCGCATTTTGCCCTGCTAGGGAACAACTGTATGGATATTCTACCAGAACGTGATGAATAGGGATAATAATGTTTGCATTTGCTGCTGAAGTATTGATGTTGGTATTGCGGTGGCTTCGTCGAGGGGTTGGTGGCAGGAGAAAATTCAAGAGCTGGGTTCGCACAGAAGACACTTTGTGCCCCCGGTCTCGTGTGCGCACGGCCCACTATAGCTCGGATGTGGCCAATCAGAAACAGGCGAGCCGCATCGATAAGACCAATCAAGCCAGTCAGAGGCGGATCCCCTCCCTTCGTGCTGAGCTAGGCAGCTGTGATAAATAGCCCCGAGCTGCCGACCGGGACTGACATGTGTTTTCACCCAGAAatttcgaaaaaaaaaaggtcgCGGTACAAAACCACGCCgaaccccctccaaactgACCAACCAGCGCCCGCCAAAGCATCCCCAGCCACCGACCATCAAAAGGCCACCCTCCCCGGCTCGAGTTTTTCCACCTCCGAGCAACGCTCTCTGGCAAGGCTAGCAACCCCAAGCCTATAATTCTCAGCCTTTACCCCGGCCGACTTTTTTCGCCAGACTGTGAGTGGTTGCCAATTTTCTCCTTCGCTTTTTATCTTTTGGGGTTCGCGATCCAACGCGTGTGCACGTCCCCATCCACCTTGCCCACTCCCCGCCGCGCGCCCAATCGTGTGTCTTCCACCATCcacgtcgtcgtcgacatCTCACCATCGCAATTTGGACAACCTATCAGCTCCAATACAATAAACCATTCCATTTATTTCATCAAACGACTTGTCTCTCGACTTATCCCCCGACGTGCCGCTTCGATACACTTTGACTCGGCCATGCGTTGCTAATTCAACGACTCCTTGACCTAGCCGATTTCATGTCGGGTCGTTCCTGAATCCAGAAATCCCCAAATCCCGAATGGCAGTTATGGCCACTCAGCAATCAGAAGGCGCGGTTGTTGGCGAAAAGCCTGTCGCCAGCTCGCTGGAGCTCGAGAAGGACGCGCGCAATGGCGGCGCCGAAGTGAATGGGTATGTTGCGGCATTGGCTCCTTCCTTCGGAGTCGCATCAAGGTTTGCATGTCAGACTGGAAGCTGACAGCTTTGCTTCTAGCCACACCTCCCCCGAAGCCCCAAACCACACCGAAAAGGATGAGACCGACTGCAAACAAAGCCACAACCAAGAAGCTTTCTCAGCAAACAGTGCACTGAAAAGCGAGTCGGCCGATGCCAGTGACAAACCAATCCCAGACGTTCCCACAGGTGCAGAGGAGGCGCCCAAGGACGCCGAGCCCGTGAAGATGGACGTCGCGACTCCACCCGACACAGAAATGCCGGATGCACCACCAAGTCCGGCTGCCGAGATGAAGCAAGCCGAGACACAAATCGAGCTTCCAGCCGAAGTCGCGCCCGACACACAATCTGCGGCTCCATCGAAAGAAGACCAGCCAGCCAAGCCGCCCACGCCTGACGCCCTGATCACATCTGACGCAAAGAACGAGGCTCCGACCAAAGCCATGTCCACTTCCGTATCTCCCATGACCAAGACGGCCCCTACCCCCCCAGCTACCGATAAGGAGGAAgatgtggtgatggcagATGCGCAGGTGACCGCCGAGAGCACTCAAGAGACGCCTGTTTCCGCAACTGTCCCGGACGTGAAGCCGAGCATCGAGAAGGATCCAGCTCCAGCGTCGCCCTCCAAggcatctcctcctccaagcgCGACGGCCGATACCAGCATGTCTGACCTGGCTGCGTCTGCCAAGGTGTCGCGTGAACGGGATATCGACAGTGAGGATGAACCAGTTGCCAAGCGCACCAAGGTTGACCATTCCATCGAGGCCAAGAACAATGTCAACCCCCAAGATCGCATGGATGTCGACCGCCAGTCAGCTCCCCGGGCCACACCTGCGCAGGCTGCGAACGGAAGACCCAAGTATCTCAATGACGATTCCCTCAACGACAATCCCATCACAGATTGGCAGAACCGGCAAATTCGTCAAGTTCTTGCAGGTGTCAAAAAAACCAAGGTGGGCGGCAACTTTCGGCAATCGGTTCAGCATCTGTGGCCCATGCTCTGGCCTGATTACTCGGCACGGATTGCCAATCCTATTGATATTTCGGCCATGGAGAGACGCTTGCGTGGGGACGGGCAGAGCTACAAGAATCTTGGCGAGTTCAAACGGGACTTGAATCTGTTAGTGGAAAACGCCGTCAGCTTCAACGGCGAGGCTCACGAAGTGACTGTGCAAGCCAAGGGCTGCCGTTCTGCTATTCTCGACCGTCTCTCCAAGGTCCCTGCCGCTGAACCTGCCCGCCCTGACAAGAAGGACAGCATCAAGCATCACAATATCCGCCATGCCGAACCCCGCTCTGCCGTCCACCAGTCTTCCACCGCCACGCCCCGTCCCCCAAAACCGGCGGCCCCAGCCCCCAAGCCCGCTGTCGAGAACCCTGCTTTTGCCATCCCTCCCGGCAACAACGGTATGCCGCTCATTCGGCGCGACTCGACCAAGGTTGACAGCCGTGCCAAGCGCCCCGTCAAGCCACCTCAGCCAAGAGATGTCTTTACCGACAAACGCAAGAAGAAGCTACCCCCCGAGCTTCGGTTCTGCGATGAAGTTCTCACCGAGCTGAGGAAGACCAAATATTACGATTGCAACGGCGCCTTCCTTCAACCTGTCGACGTCGTCGCTCTGCAAATCCCCACATATTACAAGGTAGTCAAGAAGCCCATGGACCTTTCCACCATGGCCAACAAGCTGCATTCTGGCGAGTACGCTTCGGCCAAGGACGTTGAACGAGACTTTGACCTGATCGTTAAGAACGCCAAGGCCTTCAATGGAGACGACCATCCCGTCACCATTGCCGGCTACAAGCTGCAGAGTCTTTTTCGCGCCGAGATGAACCGAAAGGATGAATGGCTCGCCCGCAACGCCCCTCCCGAGGTGATCAACACAGCCAGCCCACGGATCAAAGACGAGTCCGACGACGAGCCCTCGGACACGGAACCGGAGCCAGAGCAATCCGAGGAGATCACTAAGGCCCAAACCAAGATCACCAGCATCCAGAAACGACTCGATGACGAGCAAAAGAAGCTGTCCGAGATGATCAACACTGGATCGGCAAGCGAAGAGGATGTTGACATTTCTCACTCCATCATCAGCACTTTGCAGAAGCAACTGATCCGAGAGAGGAACAACCTCAAGGAGCTGACTGCCGCCGTCAAACCGGCAAAGCCAAACAAGCCtgccaagtccaagaagacgCACCAACACCTTGGCGGCGTCACCAAGAAGACCGCTGCCGCAGGAGGAGCGGGCGGGGGTGGCCATCATGCCGCGGGAGCTGTTAAGAAGGGCCCCAAGAGACCGccccccaagaagaagatcagtgaggctgagaaggctgTTATCACCGAGCATCTGAGCGAGCTGGACGGTGTGCCCTTGGAGCGGGCCATTGAGCTAATCAAGAGGGACACGGGACAGGGAGAGAATGAGTCGGGCGAATTGGAACTTGATATTGAGCAAGTCTCCGAGGAGGCCCTGGTCAGGCTCTACGAAATAATAATCAAGGCCCACCCACACTTGAAGGtcgagagggagaagaaggtaGTGGACAAGACTTGGGGCCAGGCGGCGGACCATCACCACTCCAACAGCAATGCCAAGTCCAAGTCGGGCGCTGCGTCGGCGGCatccaagtccaagaagaacaagcccATGAGCAAGTCGGAGCAGGAGCGCCGCATTCAGCAGCTCAACGAATTGAGAGCACAAGCTAACCGCAACCAATCCGGCAGTCAGGAGCCAATGGAGTCGATTGAGGGAACAGGCAGGGCCTCAGCCGAGCCTCCCATGGCGGTCAATGCCGACAGTGAGGACGAAGTCGATTCCGAAGAGGACTAAAGGGCGCCGTCACTTGTTCAGTGTGACACATGCCCAACCACTCTACCATCATACCCATCGCCATATTACTTCTTCTTGGGTTTCTCCAGCATCCACATCATGCGTCGACGGACCTGGCCTTTTATTTTCATCTTGGTACTTGACTTGGCCACCCCGATCCCCGCCGAAGCGTGTGATCTTGGTTACCTAGCCTTCGGCCACACAGTCAACCAGCTCCTTGTCCTGCCATCCCTCATCAGCGCTACCCCCTTTGTGTTTGCCACTTAACCAACCGTTGTCGCCAAGGTCTCTTTAGCCTTTTGGCCTGTAGGAATATTTGTCTGTACTATACTATTAACTTCCACGGTCTTGGGTCGCCGGCAACGTCGCAGCACGTTGTGGTCATGCGCGATGGGTTCTCTTGCTCACGGAAACCACCCAGAGCTTTGAGACGGCCAACATTGTGGCCATGATTCACCGTCGCACCACGGCGGGGAGTAGAGGAATGAGATGGCAAATGGCGGCGTGTTTCCTCCTGGCTCCTTTGGAGCAGTTGAAACCTTTTCAGAGCAACTTTGCTCACTCATCAGGCCCAGATAGGCGGGGAAATGTCTGAGTAGAGGTGGGGTTGTAAACCTTTGCAAGCTTTGCTGTCATTAGACGGAGATCGGTTTTTTCAGCATATCCATCACTGATATCTTACCGACGATCCGGCAGCCGCAGCTTGGGGCTTAGCAAGAAAAGCAAAGGGGAGTCATGGGCTTTTTTTCGGGAGCAATTTTGCGCTCTTCCTCAACAAAGCCTCACTGGGCCGTCTGCTTTTTCTAGCAAGACAGCAAAGTGGAGGAGTGATAGCGGAGCCAAGCCCTCGTACAGGCAAATTAAGAAAAATTGAAGGACTTGCTTCCTAGGAATCTTGTTCACCATGTCGCGTACATGTGTATGCGACGCTTGTTGCGTTGAGCGTCTTGGTTGTCATAGCGTGTCGTGATGTGCCGTCCAGTATCGTGATTTGTTTGTTGTCTTTCTTTCCAGTGGACTGCCCTAACAATACCAGGGTTCTCAGCCCCGCAGAGGAACTCTTTCGTAAAACGGCTGCTGGAGGAAATGTCCAGTGGCATTAGCCAGGGGGTGGCGGGCTTTGGCGGTTGGCGAGTCGCTCAAAATGGGTCTGCTCGTGGTGTCTTTTGTTGCAATGTCGCAAGCCCGCAATGTCCGTAGCATCTTCGCTGCGAGGACTGCGCCTTCTTGGTTATGCCCACCGTCAACATGTTGAGCAGGCCACGAAGTTCGCAGACAAGTGTTGATGGCAAGGCGGGAGCAAAGTGTGGGGGAACGACGGGGCGGAGAGCCACCGCTGTGGGCGGGTGGGCGACGGGAGCTGGCAAGCAGACCCTAAAATTCGGCATCGGCGGATAGGCAGCTTATTATCTGCTCACTCGAGGCATGGGACAGAGGAGCCCTGGGTCTGGTTGGGGAAAACAAGCAGGTTAGTATAATATTCAGCAAGCAGAGAACTGGATTTCTCCATACCTTGATTACTCCAAAGCTGTGATGCTGGATGCTGTTGGAAAACAAAATTGCCCACCGTCGGTTGGTGCATCAAATTGCTGTCCGTCGCAGATAGCGTAGATGGGTCCCGAGATGCCCTGAACAGGTAGGTAGTGAGCACATGGTAAagaggggaaaaaggaagaagGTCGAGATTGATGGCATGATATATTCAGCAATTAATTCGTAGTGATCCCCTCTGGTAATTACCCTGGCAATGTTGGCCGAAAAGATAGGAGCTGGTCGGCTTCGTGGAGTGATGCTGAATGTCGGGTGATGCCCTGACGTGTCTGGTGCTGGGCTTACGGTGGGCAGCAAAAGTTTCTCAAGAGGGGTTGAATTTGTTAGTGCAAGTCCAGGAAATGGGACGAAACCTTAGGCAGCCTGCTCCAGTGCTCGGTTCTTGGCCCGATAAAACTCGCATTCCAACCACCAAAGACACCATTTCCGCATTTTCAACCTGGAACCAACGCGTTGCGCTCCCACGCCGTCTTTTAGCACTCCCGCGGCGTGGTAACCAGCAACAGATGGTTTCTTCACATGATGCTGATCTGTAACAGTTCAAGTCCGAGACAACGGGGTGGGTCATGGTCATTTCTTCTCTGCTCTAC from Podospora pseudopauciseta strain CBS 411.78 chromosome 3, whole genome shotgun sequence encodes the following:
- the BDF1 gene encoding transcription initiation at TATA-containing promoter protein (COG:K; EggNog:ENOG503NVXS) gives rise to the protein MAVMATQQSEGAVVGEKPVASSLELEKDARNGGAEVNGHTSPEAPNHTEKDETDCKQSHNQEAFSANSALKSESADASDKPIPDVPTGAEEAPKDAEPVKMDVATPPDTEMPDAPPSPAAEMKQAETQIELPAEVAPDTQSAAPSKEDQPAKPPTPDALITSDAKNEAPTKAMSTSVSPMTKTAPTPPATDKEEDVVMADAQVTAESTQETPVSATVPDVKPSIEKDPAPASPSKASPPPSATADTSMSDLAASAKVSRERDIDSEDEPVAKRTKVDHSIEAKNNVNPQDRMDVDRQSAPRATPAQAANGRPKYLNDDSLNDNPITDWQNRQIRQVLAGVKKTKVGGNFRQSVQHLWPMLWPDYSARIANPIDISAMERRLRGDGQSYKNLGEFKRDLNLLVENAVSFNGEAHEVTVQAKGCRSAILDRLSKVPAAEPARPDKKDSIKHHNIRHAEPRSAVHQSSTATPRPPKPAAPAPKPAVENPAFAIPPGNNGMPLIRRDSTKVDSRAKRPVKPPQPRDVFTDKRKKKLPPELRFCDEVLTELRKTKYYDCNGAFLQPVDVVALQIPTYYKVVKKPMDLSTMANKLHSGEYASAKDVERDFDLIVKNAKAFNGDDHPVTIAGYKLQSLFRAEMNRKDEWLARNAPPEVINTASPRIKDESDDEPSDTEPEPEQSEEITKAQTKITSIQKRLDDEQKKLSEMINTGSASEEDVDISHSIISTLQKQLIRERNNLKELTAAVKPAKPNKPAKSKKTHQHLGGVTKKTAAAGGAGGGGHHAAGAVKKGPKRPPPKKKISEAEKAVITEHLSELDGVPLERAIELIKRDTGQGENESGELELDIEQVSEEALVRLYEIIIKAHPHLKVEREKKVVDKTWGQAADHHHSNSNAKSKSGAASAASKSKKNKPMSKSEQERRIQQLNELRAQANRNQSGSQEPMESIEGTGRASAEPPMAVNADSEDEVDSEED